A DNA window from Streptomyces canus contains the following coding sequences:
- a CDS encoding carboxymuconolactone decarboxylase family protein yields MEARLDVFTSPLAGKLLKHFASAGKVVTDSGLPMTTQELVKIRASQINGCGFCLDMHTKEAAAAGETAQRLHMVAAWREAKVFTEAERAALELTEQGTRLADGTGVADEVWENAAKHYDEDQLIALVSLIAVINAFNRLNVMTQQPAGDYVVGQFG; encoded by the coding sequence ATGGAAGCCCGACTCGACGTCTTCACCAGCCCGCTGGCCGGCAAGCTGCTGAAGCACTTCGCCTCGGCGGGGAAGGTGGTCACGGACTCGGGACTGCCGATGACGACCCAGGAACTGGTGAAGATCCGCGCGAGCCAGATCAACGGCTGCGGGTTCTGCCTCGACATGCACACCAAGGAGGCCGCCGCCGCGGGCGAGACCGCGCAGCGCCTCCACATGGTCGCCGCGTGGCGTGAGGCCAAGGTCTTCACCGAGGCCGAGCGCGCCGCGCTGGAGCTGACGGAGCAGGGCACCCGCCTCGCCGACGGGACCGGGGTCGCGGACGAGGTCTGGGAGAACGCCGCCAAGCACTACGACGAGGACCAGCTCATCGCCCTGGTCTCCCTGATCGCCGTCATCAACGCCTTCAACCGGCTGAACGTCATGACCCAGCAGCCGGCCGGCGACTACGTGGTCGGTCAGTTCGGCTGA
- a CDS encoding ABC transporter permease yields the protein MGEVTLPPSAGARRSPGPWRTAAGDLLRNRTALAAAAVLLLVVLASLCAPLYADHIAHTDPFQSHVSGTTVVDGKTVPVLTPSSTGLGLGVTPIGPTWDPAHYFLGADNQGRDVLARLLYGGRTSLFIGFTAALLTCVVGTAVGVVAGYAGGVVDAVISRVLDVVWAFPVYLLAICLSVVLLTNGLRLGPVTVDAGSLWLPVTITAAIYVPYIARPLRGQVLVLRNKEYIQAAVGSGAPTPRILRREVLPNVVPTAIVFVPLMTALAMLTESALSFLSVGVQPPDASWGTIIEDGLGLLYTRPAVTIAPGLLIALTTGALNVLGDGVRDALDPSARLRGGV from the coding sequence GTGGGTGAAGTGACCCTGCCCCCGTCGGCCGGGGCCCGGCGCTCGCCGGGCCCCTGGCGGACCGCCGCCGGCGACCTGCTGCGCAACAGGACGGCGCTGGCCGCCGCCGCGGTCCTGCTCCTCGTCGTGCTGGCGAGCCTGTGCGCCCCGCTCTACGCGGACCACATCGCCCACACCGACCCCTTCCAGTCCCATGTCTCCGGCACCACGGTCGTGGACGGAAAGACCGTGCCGGTGCTCACCCCGAGCAGCACCGGCCTCGGCCTCGGCGTCACTCCGATCGGCCCGACGTGGGACCCCGCCCACTACTTCCTCGGCGCCGACAACCAGGGCCGGGACGTGCTGGCCCGTCTGCTGTACGGCGGCCGTACGAGCCTGTTCATCGGGTTCACAGCGGCGCTGCTCACCTGCGTCGTCGGTACGGCCGTGGGGGTCGTCGCCGGGTACGCGGGCGGGGTGGTGGACGCCGTCATCTCACGGGTCCTGGACGTCGTCTGGGCGTTCCCGGTCTATCTCCTGGCCATCTGTCTGTCGGTGGTGCTGCTCACCAACGGTCTCAGGCTGGGCCCTGTCACCGTCGACGCGGGGAGCCTCTGGCTGCCCGTCACGATCACCGCGGCGATCTATGTGCCGTACATCGCACGGCCGTTGCGCGGTCAGGTGCTGGTGCTGCGCAACAAGGAGTACATCCAGGCGGCCGTCGGCTCCGGCGCGCCCACTCCGCGCATCCTGCGCCGGGAGGTGCTGCCGAACGTGGTGCCGACGGCGATCGTGTTCGTCCCGCTGATGACCGCGCTCGCCATGCTCACCGAGTCGGCGCTGTCCTTCCTGTCCGTCGGCGTCCAGCCACCGGACGCCAGCTGGGGCACGATCATCGAGGACGGTCTGGGGCTGCTCTACACCCGGCCCGCCGTGACGATCGCGCCCGGTCTGCTGATCGCCCTGACCACGGGCGCGCTCAACGTCCTCGGCGACGGGGTGCGTGACGCGCTCGACCCGAGCGCCCGGCTGCGCGGAGGGGTGTGA
- a CDS encoding ABC transporter permease yields MLVFALKRFASALLVMFAISVLVFLIFFATPGVDPAARIAGRNADPATLAQVRHSFGLDRPMPIRYLLMMRHLLIDRDLESFVNRGSRVIPQIIQATPVTLSLVIGAALIWMTAGILMGTAAAALRGRAADPLIMLVGVVGVSLPAYWLGEVVNLLTQKQLHDSLFSWVPPPGYVGLGQDPGQWALHMLFPWLTLALLYAGIYARLLRGEVVTALNEDYVRTARAKGLSERRILLRHALRCSLIPIVSLFGLDFGALVGGAALLTEVVFGLPGIGKLTFDALQNLDLPVIMGTVLYAAFFVVLANALVDILYARLDPRARHA; encoded by the coding sequence ATGCTCGTCTTCGCCCTCAAGCGCTTCGCCTCGGCCCTGCTGGTGATGTTCGCGATCAGCGTGCTGGTGTTCCTGATCTTCTTCGCCACCCCGGGAGTCGACCCGGCGGCACGCATCGCGGGCCGCAACGCCGACCCAGCCACCCTCGCCCAGGTGCGGCACTCCTTCGGCCTGGACCGGCCGATGCCGATCCGCTATCTGCTGATGATGCGTCACCTGCTGATCGACCGGGATCTGGAGTCGTTCGTCAACCGCGGCTCCCGGGTCATTCCGCAGATCATCCAGGCCACCCCCGTGACCCTGTCCCTGGTCATCGGCGCGGCCCTGATCTGGATGACGGCCGGCATCCTCATGGGCACGGCCGCGGCGGCCCTGCGCGGCCGGGCCGCCGACCCACTGATCATGCTGGTGGGCGTGGTCGGCGTCTCGCTCCCGGCCTACTGGCTCGGCGAGGTCGTCAACCTCCTCACCCAGAAGCAGCTGCACGACTCGCTCTTCTCCTGGGTGCCCCCGCCCGGCTACGTCGGTCTCGGCCAGGACCCCGGCCAGTGGGCGCTGCACATGCTCTTCCCCTGGCTGACGCTCGCCCTGCTGTACGCCGGGATCTACGCCCGGCTGCTGCGCGGCGAGGTCGTCACCGCACTGAACGAGGACTACGTGCGTACGGCCCGCGCCAAGGGTCTGTCCGAGCGGCGGATCCTGCTCCGGCACGCCCTGCGCTGCTCGCTGATCCCGATCGTGTCGCTGTTCGGCCTGGACTTCGGCGCGCTCGTCGGCGGGGCCGCGCTCCTCACCGAGGTGGTCTTCGGCCTGCCCGGCATCGGCAAGCTCACCTTCGACGCCCTGCAGAACCTGGACCTGCCCGTGATCATGGGCACGGTTCTGTACGCGGCGTTCTTCGTGGTCCTCGCCAACGCCCTGGTGGACATCCTGTACGCGCGACTCGATCCGAGGGCCCGCCATGCCTGA
- a CDS encoding AAA family ATPase: protein MIVWMNGPFGGGKSTLVEELRPRWPEALVFDPEMVGYVLREIVDVPTGDFQDLPLWRRQVADLAVGLVEEYRRPLLVPMTLVDPGYLGEIFGALKAADIVVHHFFLKVAPEVLVRRIDARSFFPDDPAREERVRAWCKARIEACTAAVDTLPGDTVFLDGESTPRELADQVLAHVG, encoded by the coding sequence GTGATCGTCTGGATGAACGGCCCGTTCGGCGGCGGGAAGAGCACGCTCGTGGAGGAACTGCGTCCGCGATGGCCCGAGGCGCTGGTCTTCGACCCGGAGATGGTCGGCTATGTGCTGCGGGAGATCGTGGACGTGCCGACCGGTGACTTCCAGGACCTTCCCCTGTGGCGGCGGCAGGTCGCGGACCTGGCCGTCGGCCTCGTCGAGGAGTACCGGCGCCCGCTCCTGGTCCCCATGACGCTGGTGGACCCCGGCTACCTGGGCGAGATCTTCGGCGCCCTGAAGGCCGCTGACATCGTGGTCCACCACTTCTTCCTCAAGGTCGCGCCGGAGGTCCTGGTGCGGCGGATCGACGCACGGAGCTTCTTCCCCGACGATCCCGCCCGGGAGGAACGGGTACGGGCGTGGTGCAAGGCCCGCATCGAGGCGTGTACGGCGGCGGTCGACACCCTGCCCGGCGACACGGTCTTCCTCGACGGCGAGTCGACCCCGCGGGAACTGGCCGACCAAGTGCTCGCCCACGTCGGTTGA
- a CDS encoding LacI family DNA-binding transcriptional regulator has translation MVERGGSGVPGGRRKQRVSMADVAKLAGVSSQTVSRVSNGHPGVIAATREQVLAAMRELGYRPNSAARALRYGQFNTIGVILFSLSSTGNSRTVEAIATHAAAEGYAITLIPIDVPTQDNVLGAFTRMGELAVDAVIVIMEIHLLDTGTVQLPPGVHVVVVDSDAGDRYSVVDTDQADGARKAVQHLLDLGHRTVRHVTGPQASFAGQRRAQAWRAVLEEAGRPVPPALYGDWSAESGYAAGLVLAETPDCTAVFAANDQMALGLLRAFHEHGLSVPHDVSVVGFDDTPDAAFFVPPLTTVHQDFAEVGHRCVQKVLQQIRSHGSGQPGTDLVPTRLVVRASSAPPRG, from the coding sequence GTGGTGGAACGGGGAGGTTCCGGTGTCCCCGGGGGGCGGCGCAAGCAGCGCGTGTCCATGGCGGACGTCGCCAAGCTCGCGGGCGTCTCCTCGCAGACGGTCTCGCGGGTCTCCAACGGTCACCCCGGGGTGATCGCTGCTACGCGCGAGCAGGTGCTGGCGGCGATGCGGGAACTGGGGTACCGCCCCAACAGTGCCGCGCGGGCGCTGCGGTACGGCCAGTTCAACACAATCGGCGTGATCCTGTTCAGCCTGTCCTCGACCGGCAACAGCCGCACGGTGGAGGCGATCGCCACGCACGCGGCGGCCGAGGGGTACGCGATCACCCTGATCCCCATCGACGTGCCGACGCAGGACAACGTCCTGGGGGCCTTCACGCGGATGGGCGAGCTGGCCGTGGACGCGGTCATCGTCATCATGGAGATCCATCTCCTCGACACCGGGACGGTCCAGCTGCCGCCCGGGGTGCATGTCGTCGTCGTGGACTCCGACGCCGGCGACCGCTACAGCGTGGTCGACACCGATCAGGCGGACGGCGCGCGCAAGGCCGTACAGCATCTGCTGGACCTGGGCCATCGGACCGTCCGGCATGTGACCGGTCCGCAGGCCTCCTTCGCGGGACAGCGGCGGGCCCAGGCCTGGCGTGCGGTCCTCGAGGAGGCCGGGCGGCCGGTGCCGCCCGCACTGTACGGGGACTGGTCGGCGGAGTCCGGTTACGCGGCCGGGCTCGTGCTCGCCGAGACGCCGGACTGCACGGCCGTGTTCGCCGCCAACGACCAGATGGCGCTGGGACTGCTGCGCGCGTTCCACGAGCACGGGCTGTCCGTGCCGCACGACGTCAGCGTGGTCGGTTTCGACGACACCCCCGACGCGGCGTTCTTCGTGCCGCCGCTCACCACAGTCCACCAGGACTTCGCCGAGGTGGGCCATCGCTGCGTCCAGAAGGTGCTTCAGCAGATCCGCTCGCACGGGAGCGGACAGCCGGGTACCGATCTCGTCCCGACGCGTCTGGTGGTGCGGGCAAGCAGCGCGCCACCACGGGGCTGA
- a CDS encoding restriction endonuclease, translating into MARRRRGTAAHRRRARKWWWGGAVALVLVVLFRASVWPYLLGVLSVAAAAATGWRLWHTDRLLRGRHRRWLQEEAVKAGRRTLAEVDAMTGTEFEELVAGLCRRDGCTEVRRVGGAGDNGADVLGRLPDGRTMVVQCKRYAPSRAIPNRELRDLLGARVHFRADVAVFVTTSRFTGPSEKFALEHDILAVHRDLLGLWNNGASLVSLGEVNGRGQGDARHRARWKKAYGG; encoded by the coding sequence GTGGCCAGGCGTCGACGAGGTACGGCCGCTCACCGGCGGCGGGCACGGAAGTGGTGGTGGGGCGGCGCGGTGGCGCTGGTCCTCGTGGTGCTGTTCCGGGCGAGCGTGTGGCCGTATCTCCTGGGCGTGCTGTCGGTCGCTGCCGCCGCGGCGACCGGCTGGCGGCTGTGGCACACGGACCGGCTTCTGCGGGGCAGGCACCGTCGCTGGCTGCAGGAGGAGGCGGTGAAGGCGGGCCGCCGGACCCTCGCCGAGGTGGACGCCATGACGGGCACCGAGTTCGAGGAACTGGTCGCGGGACTGTGCCGGCGGGACGGGTGCACGGAGGTCAGGCGGGTGGGCGGTGCGGGCGACAACGGCGCCGATGTCCTGGGCCGGCTGCCGGACGGCCGCACGATGGTCGTCCAGTGCAAGCGGTACGCACCGAGCAGGGCGATCCCGAATCGCGAGCTGCGCGATCTGCTGGGCGCCCGGGTGCACTTCCGCGCCGACGTGGCCGTCTTCGTGACGACCTCACGCTTCACCGGCCCCTCCGAGAAGTTCGCGCTGGAGCACGACATCCTCGCCGTGCACCGCGACCTCCTCGGCCTGTGGAACAACGGGGCCTCCCTCGTGTCGCTGGGCGAGGTGAACGGCCGGGGCCAGGGGGACGCACGGCATCGGGCCCGCTGGAAGAAGGCGTACGGCGGCTAG
- a CDS encoding ABC transporter ATP-binding protein: MPEPLLDVRDLRVRFRTRQGLVTAVDSLSFSVAPGEVLGVVGESGSGKSVSMLAVLRLLTNPNVTITGEVRFRGRDLLTLPDKEMRAVRGREIAMVFQDPMTALTPVYTVGWQIAEAIRAHEQVSRKEAHARAVRLLSDVGIPDAVSRVNAYPHEFSGGMRQRAVIAMALSCSPSLLIADEPTTALDVTVQAQILDLMRELNRGGSAMVLITHDMGVVSQIADRVLVMYGGRAAEEGPRRAVFHGPRHPYTWGLLDSVPRVGGPRLRRLPTIAGVPVAPGGVPEGCAFAPRCRLRHDLCEERPALSAGDGDAAHLDACWLPFDGRAGLRLTADEDVNTEAAS, encoded by the coding sequence ATGCCTGAACCCCTGCTGGACGTACGTGACCTGCGAGTGCGCTTCCGCACCCGCCAGGGCCTCGTCACCGCCGTGGACAGTCTCTCCTTCTCCGTCGCTCCCGGCGAAGTCCTGGGCGTGGTGGGCGAGTCGGGCTCCGGCAAGAGTGTGTCGATGCTCGCCGTGCTGCGGCTGCTGACCAACCCGAACGTGACCATAACGGGTGAAGTACGTTTCCGGGGCCGTGACTTGCTCACCCTGCCCGACAAGGAGATGCGTGCGGTGCGCGGCCGGGAGATCGCGATGGTCTTCCAGGACCCGATGACCGCCCTGACCCCGGTGTACACCGTGGGCTGGCAGATCGCCGAGGCGATCCGGGCGCACGAACAGGTCTCCCGCAAGGAAGCACACGCGCGTGCCGTCCGGCTGCTCTCGGACGTCGGCATCCCCGACGCGGTCTCGCGGGTGAACGCCTATCCGCACGAGTTCTCCGGGGGGATGCGCCAGCGCGCGGTCATCGCGATGGCGCTCTCCTGCAGCCCCTCACTGCTGATCGCCGACGAGCCGACGACGGCACTGGACGTCACGGTCCAGGCGCAGATCCTCGATCTGATGCGGGAACTCAACCGAGGGGGCTCCGCGATGGTGCTCATCACCCACGACATGGGCGTGGTCTCCCAGATCGCCGACCGGGTCCTGGTCATGTACGGCGGCCGGGCGGCCGAGGAGGGCCCGCGGCGGGCGGTGTTCCACGGTCCACGACACCCGTACACCTGGGGTCTGCTCGACTCGGTGCCCCGGGTGGGCGGCCCCCGGCTGCGGCGGCTGCCCACCATCGCGGGCGTGCCGGTCGCACCGGGTGGGGTTCCGGAGGGGTGTGCGTTCGCGCCGCGTTGCCGGCTGCGGCACGACCTCTGCGAGGAGCGACCCGCGCTGTCGGCGGGCGACGGCGACGCCGCCCATCTGGACGCGTGCTGGCTGCCGTTCGACGGCCGTGCGGGACTGCGGCTGACGGCCGACGAAGACGTGAACACGGAGGCGGCGTCGTGA
- a CDS encoding glycoside hydrolase family 5 protein: MRKTPVSTRRAPRLRASLVAVAIAAISGASLTGSPASAAAPTTDTTQFKGVNWADPRDNFADDELQLSGLSTSDTYAQTYTKASRIISAFRANLGANTVRLPINPYTVNGSYWKSYRGVIDAATAHGFKVIVSYWEGTGDRKDGFIDDEATYWPMWNTVVKAYKGNSRVYFEPMNEPHGYTDTEWADIAAKWLDTYKSVPRNRVFVSGAGYNDHVTTVCADPRLKGTYLSLHHYGFWKSYATYDEWVADLKVRIGDCANRTVADEFGAPMTTGLNYNVKTPDDNFVNFIQAVTDTFRELKMGSVYWPGLRTDDIYSVQKLVGPPSKPWLETTNQSGADRLAWAWGRGTPVKG, translated from the coding sequence ATGCGCAAGACCCCCGTCAGCACCCGTCGCGCCCCGAGGCTGCGTGCCTCGCTCGTCGCCGTCGCGATCGCCGCGATCAGCGGCGCCAGCCTCACCGGCAGCCCCGCCTCCGCCGCCGCGCCGACCACCGACACGACCCAGTTCAAGGGTGTCAACTGGGCCGACCCGCGCGACAACTTCGCCGACGACGAACTCCAGCTGTCGGGCCTGTCGACCTCCGACACCTACGCCCAGACCTACACCAAGGCCAGCCGCATCATCTCGGCGTTCCGCGCCAACCTCGGCGCCAACACCGTCCGGCTGCCGATCAACCCGTACACCGTCAACGGCTCCTACTGGAAGTCGTACCGGGGCGTCATAGACGCCGCGACGGCCCACGGCTTCAAGGTCATCGTGTCCTACTGGGAGGGCACGGGCGACCGCAAGGACGGCTTCATCGACGACGAGGCCACCTACTGGCCGATGTGGAACACCGTCGTCAAGGCCTACAAGGGCAACTCCCGGGTCTACTTCGAGCCGATGAACGAGCCGCACGGCTACACGGACACCGAGTGGGCCGACATCGCCGCGAAGTGGCTGGACACCTACAAGTCCGTGCCCCGCAACCGGGTCTTCGTCAGCGGCGCCGGCTACAACGACCACGTCACGACCGTGTGCGCCGACCCGCGACTGAAGGGCACCTACCTGTCGCTGCACCACTACGGCTTCTGGAAGTCGTACGCCACCTACGACGAGTGGGTGGCCGACCTGAAGGTGCGCATCGGCGACTGCGCGAACCGGACCGTGGCGGACGAGTTCGGCGCGCCCATGACGACCGGTCTGAACTACAACGTGAAGACCCCGGACGACAACTTCGTCAACTTCATCCAGGCCGTCACCGACACCTTCCGCGAGCTGAAGATGGGCTCGGTGTACTGGCCGGGCCTGCGCACCGACGACATCTACTCGGTGCAGAAGCTCGTCGGCCCGCCCAGCAAGCCGTGGCTGGAGACCACCAACCAGTCGGGCGCCGACCGCCTCGCCTGGGCCTGGGGCCGCGGAACGCCCGTCAAGGGCTGA
- a CDS encoding MFS transporter, giving the protein MVRNRRLLADVRPLRAGAFRRLWAAGIVTALGAQLTAVVVPLQIYEFSGSSAYVGLAGLVGLAPMAAAALWGGALADVRDRRRMLLTTTIGIGVTSLLLWAQAWANLRSVAVLLGLVAVQQALFGANSTVSRAVTPRLVRPELLAAANALQSTVLLSAGIAGPLLAGGLLPVVGSRTLYLADALAVCATVWAVWRLPALPPDGGGERRQSAVLRQIADGVRFVTRRQILLVVYLADFAALSLGLPTALFPQLAAETFHPSDIGVLYAAVSAGGVLAGLFSGAFTRVGRHGVAVAVSVAVWGLAVAGFGLAHSLVSAVAWLLPAGGALLALGVFRKTVLQSAVPDGMRGRLQGIDTVVAVGGPRLGDLLHGTVGAGLGVTWTVTGGGVLTVVAALALLLLFPGFRRHRAPAGTEQEVISG; this is encoded by the coding sequence ATGGTGCGAAACAGACGGCTCCTGGCCGACGTACGGCCCCTGCGGGCGGGCGCGTTCCGGCGGTTGTGGGCGGCCGGGATCGTGACCGCTCTCGGAGCTCAACTCACGGCGGTCGTCGTGCCGTTGCAGATCTACGAGTTCTCCGGCTCGTCGGCCTACGTGGGGCTGGCCGGTCTGGTGGGCCTCGCCCCGATGGCCGCGGCGGCACTGTGGGGAGGGGCACTCGCCGACGTACGCGACCGACGGCGGATGCTGCTGACGACCACGATCGGCATCGGGGTGACGTCGTTGCTGCTGTGGGCCCAGGCGTGGGCGAATCTGCGCTCGGTCGCCGTGCTGCTCGGGCTGGTGGCCGTGCAGCAGGCCCTGTTCGGGGCCAACTCCACGGTGAGCAGGGCCGTGACACCCCGTCTGGTGCGGCCCGAGTTGCTCGCGGCCGCCAACGCGCTGCAGTCGACGGTGCTCCTGTCCGCCGGGATCGCCGGGCCGCTGCTGGCCGGTGGCCTGCTGCCGGTCGTGGGCAGCCGGACGCTGTATCTGGCGGACGCTCTCGCCGTCTGCGCGACGGTGTGGGCCGTGTGGCGACTGCCGGCTCTTCCCCCGGACGGCGGCGGTGAGCGACGACAGAGCGCGGTCCTACGGCAGATCGCGGACGGTGTACGGTTCGTGACGCGGCGTCAGATTCTGCTGGTGGTCTATCTCGCCGACTTCGCCGCGCTGTCCCTCGGTCTGCCCACGGCACTGTTCCCGCAACTGGCGGCGGAGACCTTCCACCCTTCGGACATCGGGGTGTTGTACGCCGCCGTCTCGGCCGGGGGTGTGCTGGCGGGGTTGTTCTCGGGGGCCTTCACGCGCGTCGGCCGCCACGGTGTCGCGGTGGCCGTGTCGGTCGCCGTGTGGGGCCTGGCGGTCGCGGGGTTCGGCCTTGCCCACTCGCTCGTCTCCGCCGTGGCCTGGCTGCTGCCGGCCGGCGGTGCGCTCCTCGCGCTGGGGGTCTTCCGGAAGACGGTGCTGCAGAGCGCCGTTCCCGACGGGATGCGCGGCAGGCTCCAGGGGATCGACACCGTGGTGGCCGTCGGAGGGCCACGGCTGGGCGACCTCCTGCACGGCACGGTCGGCGCCGGCCTCGGCGTCACGTGGACCGTCACGGGCGGCGGCGTCCTGACCGTCGTGGCGGCGCTCGCCCTCCTCCTGCTCTTCCCCGGCTTCCGGCGCCATCGGGCACCGGCCGGCACCGAGCAGGAGGTGATCAGCGGGTGA
- a CDS encoding ABC transporter ATP-binding protein: MTAQEIVTVDVAAPPGEVLLRATDVTKHYPVRGRRQVLRAVDGVSLAVRGGETLGVVGESGCGKSTLGRCLVRLTELTGGRVEFDGQDISTLSARRLRPVRPGMQLVFQDPQASLNPRRRAGDIVAEPLLVHEYGNASEVRRRVRELFDVVGLAAAHLDRYPHEFSGGQRQRIGIARALATNPKLIVADEPVSALDVSIQAQVLNLFADLQEEFGLTYVFIAHDLGVVRHVSDRIAVMYLGEIVELAGTEALYSDPAHPYTQALLSAVPDIDDGTFAEDGPPRERIVLTGEVPSPSDKPTGCPFRTRCPYARDLCAVERPRLTPTASGRQVACHYPLAG, encoded by the coding sequence GTGACAGCACAGGAGATCGTGACAGTGGACGTGGCGGCACCCCCTGGCGAGGTCCTGTTGCGTGCCACGGACGTCACCAAGCACTACCCCGTGCGCGGAAGGCGCCAGGTGCTGCGTGCCGTCGACGGGGTCTCCCTGGCGGTGCGCGGCGGCGAAACCCTCGGCGTCGTCGGGGAGTCCGGCTGCGGCAAGTCCACGCTCGGCCGGTGTCTGGTCCGGCTCACCGAACTCACGGGCGGACGCGTCGAGTTCGACGGTCAGGACATCTCCACGCTGTCCGCGCGACGGTTGCGTCCGGTACGGCCGGGCATGCAACTGGTCTTCCAGGACCCGCAGGCCTCGCTCAACCCCCGCCGTCGTGCCGGGGACATCGTGGCCGAGCCGCTGCTCGTGCACGAGTACGGCAACGCGTCCGAGGTCCGCCGCAGGGTCCGGGAACTGTTCGACGTCGTAGGACTGGCGGCGGCCCATCTGGACCGTTATCCGCACGAGTTCTCCGGCGGTCAGCGCCAACGCATCGGTATCGCCCGCGCTTTGGCGACGAATCCGAAGCTGATCGTGGCCGACGAGCCGGTGTCCGCGCTGGATGTGTCGATCCAGGCGCAGGTGCTGAACCTCTTCGCCGATCTCCAGGAGGAGTTCGGACTCACGTACGTCTTCATCGCGCACGATCTCGGTGTGGTCCGGCATGTGTCGGACCGGATCGCCGTCATGTATCTCGGCGAGATCGTCGAGCTCGCCGGCACGGAGGCGCTGTACTCGGATCCGGCCCATCCGTACACGCAGGCCCTGCTGTCGGCGGTACCGGACATCGACGACGGGACCTTCGCGGAGGACGGGCCGCCCCGGGAACGCATCGTGCTGACCGGTGAGGTGCCCAGTCCGTCGGACAAGCCGACGGGGTGCCCGTTCCGCACGCGCTGCCCGTACGCCCGGGACCTGTGTGCGGTGGAACGCCCGCGGCTCACACCGACAGCCTCCGGCCGTCAGGTGGCCTGTCACTACCCGCTGGCCGGCTGA